In Odocoileus virginianus isolate 20LAN1187 ecotype Illinois chromosome 23, Ovbor_1.2, whole genome shotgun sequence, one DNA window encodes the following:
- the TSPAN9 gene encoding tetraspanin-9 isoform X2, which produces MARGCLCCLKYMMFLFNLIFWLCGCGLLGVGIWLSVSQGNFATFSPSFPSLSAANLVIAIGTIVMVTGFLGCLGAIKENRCLLLSFFIVLLIILLAELILIILFFVYMDKVNENAKKDLKEGLLLYNSENNVGLKNAWNIIQAEMHCCGVTDYRDWFSVLGENTVPDRCCMENSQGCGQNNTTLVWRTGCYEKVKQWFADNKHVLGTVGMCLLITQILGMAFSMTLFQHIHRTGKKYDA; this is translated from the exons cTCTGTGGCTGTGGGCTGCTTGGAGTGGGCATTTGGCTGTCCGTGTCGCAAGGCAACTTTGCCACCTTCTCCCCCAGCTTCCCCTCACTGTCAGCAGCCAACCTGGTCATCGCCATAGGCACCATCGTCATGGTGACGGGGTTCCTCGGCTGCCTGGGGGCCATCAAGGAGAACAGGTGCCTCCTCCTCAGT TTCTTCATCGTCCTGTTGATCATCCTCCTGGCAGAGCTGATCTTAATTATCCTCTTCTTTGTCTACATGGACAAG GTGAACGAGAATGCCAAGAAGGACTTGAAGGAGGGCCTGCTACTCTACAACTCGGAGAACAACGTGGGGCTGAAGAACGCCTGGAACATCATCCAGGCAGAG ATGCACTGCTGCGGTGTCACTGACTACAGGGACTGGTTCTCGGTGCTGGGGGAGAACACGGTCCCCGACCGCTGCTGCATGGAGAACTCCCAGGGCTGCGGACAAAACAACACCACCCTTGTGTGGAGGACG GGCTGCTACGAGAAGGTCAAACAGTGGTTTGCTGACAATAAGCACGTGCTCGGCACGGTGGGGATGTGCCTTCTAATCACACAG ATTCTGGGCATGGCCTTCTCCATGACCCTCTTCCAACACATCCACCGGACTGGGAAAAAGTACGATGCCTGA